In Spinacia oleracea cultivar Varoflay chromosome 5, BTI_SOV_V1, whole genome shotgun sequence, a single window of DNA contains:
- the LOC130461624 gene encoding uncharacterized protein yields the protein MNAIVTRSGKILDDVPRANKVSKPNGEDQEGVIESSDIDAVEEEPPINDEGDTTTPKVATLLPLPTPKLPYPQRFIRHKLDVQFAKFLDVLRKLHITLPFTDALKQMPTYSRFPREILSGKRNCDVKETELEISNALCDLGASVSLMPYSVFSKLEVGDLVPTNITLQLADRSVKYPIGKIDDVPLRVGGFVIPVDFVVLDINEDVHVPIILGLPFLATAGDIIDVKQGNITLKVGMDSLFFDLNKTMSYPSSTNEKCFVVDSFDPLVHDMHEHLLTTNDPLEFALLNRDGLGDQGVEAAKYKRLMDSTPPCDQSEQCLLVLDGRKALDDHAPKLGVSPTLCMHHIELEDNVVPHCERQRKLNPPMGEVVKKEIMKLLAAGVIYPISNSRWVSPVHVVPKKG from the exons ATGAATGCTATAGTGACAAGGAGTGGAAAAATCCTTGATGATGTTCCTAGAGCTAATAAGGTCTCTAAACCCAATGGGGAAGATCAAGAGGGAGTCATTGAGTCGAGTGACATTGATGCGGTAGAAGAGGAGCCTCCCATTAATGATGAGGGTGATACTACCACCCCCAAGGTGGCAACTCTTCTACCCCTCCCCACTCCTAAACTTCCCTACCCCCAAAGATTCATAAGACACAAGTTGGATGTGCAATTCGCAAAATTTCTTGACGTCCTTCGGAAATTGCATATCACTCTCCCCTTTACGGATGCACTAAAACAAATGCCTACCTACTCACGATTCCCTCGGGAAATCTTGAGTGGGAAGCGAAATTGTGACGTAAAGGAGACG GAGCTTGAAATAAGCAACGCCTTGTGTGATTTGGGGGCTAGTGTTAGTCTAATGCCTTATTCGGTGTTCTCCAAGCTTGAAGTTGGTGATCTTGTCCCAACCAACATTACATTGCAACTTGCCGACCGTTCGGTCAAATATCCTATCGGCAAGATTGATGATGTACCTTTGAGAGTTGGTGGATTTGTGATCCCCGTTGATTTTGTGGTCCTAGACATTAATGAGGACGTGCATGTCCCTATTATTCTAGGCCTCCCATTCTTAGCCACGGCGGGGGATATAATTGATGTCAAGCAAGGGAACATTACCTTGAAAGTAGGGATGGATAGCTTGTTCTTTGACTTGAATAAAACCATGAGCTACCCTAGCTCTACCAATGAGAAATGTTTCGTGGTAGACTCTTTTGATCCTTTGGTGCATGACATGCATGAGCATTTGCTCACCACTAACGATCCACTTGAGTTTGCTCTTTTGAATAGAGATGGCTTAGGTGATCAAGGGGTTGAAGCGGCTAAATACAAGAGACTAATGGATTCCACCCCACCTTGTGATCAATCGGAGCAATGCTTGCTCGTGCTTGATGGAAGGAAAGCTTTGGATGATCATGCCCCCAAATTG GGTGTTAGCCCAACCCTTTGCATGCATCATATCGAGCTTGAGGACAATGTTGTCCCACATTGTGAGAGGCAAAGAAAACTTAACCCACCTATGGGAGAGGTGGTTAAGAAGGAAATCATGAAGCTTTTGGCAGCCGGGGTTATCTATCCTATCTCGAATAGTCGATGGGTATCCCCGGTCCATGTGGTTCCAAAAAAGGGGTGA